A single genomic interval of Plodia interpunctella isolate USDA-ARS_2022_Savannah chromosome 16, ilPloInte3.2, whole genome shotgun sequence harbors:
- the Syt1 gene encoding synaptotagmin 1 isoform X4, whose translation MSPLLATLLRWRREANEQVADEGSSTTELPVSEQPGTSTVPPSQETFVEMTTDVAKKIGLETWQLVAILVGVGVVVLGICFCCIRRCFRKRRSKDGKKGMKGVDLKSVQLLGSAYKEKPDMEELTENAEEPDDGDSKKEEQKLGKLQFKLEYDFNSNSLSVTVIQAEDLPALDMGGTSDPYVKVYLLPDKKKKFETKVHRKTLSPVFNETFVFKNVPYADAMNKTLVFAIFDFDRFSKHDQIGEVKVPLCQVDLAQTIEEWRELQSVEGEGGQLGDICFSLRYVPTAGKLTVVILEAKNLKKMDVGGLSDPYVKIALMQNGKRLKKKKTSIKKCTLNPYYNESFTFEVPFEQIQKVNLVVTVVDYDRIGTSEPIGKVVLGYNASGTELRHWSDMLASPRRPIAQWHTLKDPDDGEKKD comes from the exons ATGTCGCCACTCCTGGCCACGCTGCTAAGATGGCGGAGAGAAGCTAACGAGCAGGTTGCCGACGAAGGCAGCTCCACAACAGAATTAC CTGTGTCGGAGCAGCCAGGCACGTCGACGGTGCCGCCCTCGCAAGAGACCTTTGTGGAGATGACCACAGACGTCGCCAAGAAGATCGGCTTAGAGACTTGGCAGCTTGTAGCCATACTTGTTG GAGTGGGAGTTGTAGTCCTCGGCATATGCTTCTGCTGTATCAGAAGATGTTTCCGCAAGAGACGATCCAAGGATGGCAAGAAGGGTATGAAGGGGGTCGACCTGAAGTCCGTCCAACTCCTAGGGTCAGCTTACAAGGAAAAG CCGGACATGGAGGAGCTGACGGAGAACGCAGAGGAGCCAGACGACGGCGACTCCAAAAAGGAGGAGCAGAAACTTGGCAAACTTCAATTCAAG TTGGAGTATGACTTTAATAGCAACAGTTTGTCAGTAACTGTTATTCAAGCAGAGGACCTACCAGCCTTGGATATGGGAGGCACATCCGATCCCTACGTGAAAGTCTACCTTCTACCCGACAAGAAGAAAAAGTTTGAGACCAAAGTCCACCGGAAGACTTTAAGTCCAGTTTTCAATGAAACCTTCGTTTTCAAG AACGTGCCCTACGCTGATGCAATGAACAAAACGCTAGTATTCGCGATCTTCGATTTCGATCGGTTCTCGAAGCACGACCAGATTGGCGAGGTGAAGGTGCCGCTGTGTCAGGTGGACCTGGCGCAGACCATCGAGGAGTGGCGCGAGCTGCAGAGCGTCGAGGGCGAGGGCGGCCAG CTGGGAGACATATGTTTCTCCTTGCGTTATGTACCCACGGCTGGTAAACTGACAGTTGTCATCCTCGAAGCCAAGAACCTTAAGAAAATGGACGTCGGCGGCTTATCAG ATCCGTACGTAAAGATAGCACTCATGCAAAACGGCAAGCGActcaagaagaagaaaacgAGCATCAAGAAATGCACACTGAATCCCTATTACAACGAGTCATTTACTTTTGAAGTACCATTCGAACAAATACAG AAAGTAAATCTAGTGGTAACGGTGGTGGACTACGATCGCATCGGCACCTCTGAACCGATCGGGAAAGTGGTGTTGGGGTACAACGCTTCGGGCACCGAGCTTCGCCACTGGTCCGACATGCTGGCCAGCCCGCGGCGCCCCATCGCGCAGTGGCACACGCTCAAAGACCCCGATGATGGAGAGAAGAAAGATTAA
- the Syt1 gene encoding synaptotagmin 1 isoform X1: MSPLLATLLRWRREANEQVADEGSSTTELPVSEQPGTSTVPPSQETFVEMTTDVAKKIGLETWQLVAILVGVGVVVLGICFCCIRRCFRKRRSKDGKKGMKGVDLKSVQLLGSAYKEKVQPDMEELTENAEEPDDGDSKKEEQKLGKLQFKLEYDFNSNSLSVTVIQAEDLPALDMGGTSDPYVKVYLLPDKKKKFETKVHRKTLSPVFNETFVFKNVPYADAMNKTLVFAIFDFDRFSKHDQIGEVKVPLCQVDLAQTIEEWRELQSVEGEGGQDNKLGDICFSLRYVPTAGKLTVVILEAKNLKKMDVGGLSDPYVKIALMQNGKRLKKKKTSIKKCTLNPYYNESFTFEVPFEQIQKVNLVVTVVDYDRIGTSEPIGKVVLGYNASGTELRHWSDMLASPRRPIAQWHTLKDPDDGEKKD, encoded by the exons ATGTCGCCACTCCTGGCCACGCTGCTAAGATGGCGGAGAGAAGCTAACGAGCAGGTTGCCGACGAAGGCAGCTCCACAACAGAATTAC CTGTGTCGGAGCAGCCAGGCACGTCGACGGTGCCGCCCTCGCAAGAGACCTTTGTGGAGATGACCACAGACGTCGCCAAGAAGATCGGCTTAGAGACTTGGCAGCTTGTAGCCATACTTGTTG GAGTGGGAGTTGTAGTCCTCGGCATATGCTTCTGCTGTATCAGAAGATGTTTCCGCAAGAGACGATCCAAGGATGGCAAGAAGGGTATGAAGGGGGTCGACCTGAAGTCCGTCCAACTCCTAGGGTCAGCTTACAAGGAAAAG GTTCAGCCGGACATGGAGGAGCTGACGGAGAACGCAGAGGAGCCAGACGACGGCGACTCCAAAAAGGAGGAGCAGAAACTTGGCAAACTTCAATTCAAG TTGGAGTATGACTTTAATAGCAACAGTTTGTCAGTAACTGTTATTCAAGCAGAGGACCTACCAGCCTTGGATATGGGAGGCACATCCGATCCCTACGTGAAAGTCTACCTTCTACCCGACAAGAAGAAAAAGTTTGAGACCAAAGTCCACCGGAAGACTTTAAGTCCAGTTTTCAATGAAACCTTCGTTTTCAAG AACGTGCCCTACGCTGATGCAATGAACAAAACGCTAGTATTCGCGATCTTCGATTTCGATCGGTTCTCGAAGCACGACCAGATTGGCGAGGTGAAGGTGCCGCTGTGTCAGGTGGACCTGGCGCAGACCATCGAGGAGTGGCGCGAGCTGCAGAGCGTCGAGGGCGAGGGCGGCCAG GACAACAAGCTGGGAGACATATGTTTCTCCTTGCGTTATGTACCCACGGCTGGTAAACTGACAGTTGTCATCCTCGAAGCCAAGAACCTTAAGAAAATGGACGTCGGCGGCTTATCAG ATCCGTACGTAAAGATAGCACTCATGCAAAACGGCAAGCGActcaagaagaagaaaacgAGCATCAAGAAATGCACACTGAATCCCTATTACAACGAGTCATTTACTTTTGAAGTACCATTCGAACAAATACAG AAAGTAAATCTAGTGGTAACGGTGGTGGACTACGATCGCATCGGCACCTCTGAACCGATCGGGAAAGTGGTGTTGGGGTACAACGCTTCGGGCACCGAGCTTCGCCACTGGTCCGACATGCTGGCCAGCCCGCGGCGCCCCATCGCGCAGTGGCACACGCTCAAAGACCCCGATGATGGAGAGAAGAAAGATTAA
- the Syt1 gene encoding synaptotagmin 1 isoform X3, whose protein sequence is MSPLLATLLRWRREANEQVADEGSSTTELPVSEQPGTSTVPPSQETFVEMTTDVAKKIGLETWQLVAILVGVGVVVLGICFCCIRRCFRKRRSKDGKKGMKGVDLKSVQLLGSAYKEKVQPDMEELTENAEEPDDGDSKKEEQKLGKLQFKLEYDFNSNSLSVTVIQAEDLPALDMGGTSDPYVKVYLLPDKKKKFETKVHRKTLSPVFNETFVFKNVPYADAMNKTLVFAIFDFDRFSKHDQIGEVKVPLCQVDLAQTIEEWRELQSVEGEGGQLGDICFSLRYVPTAGKLTVVILEAKNLKKMDVGGLSDPYVKIALMQNGKRLKKKKTSIKKCTLNPYYNESFTFEVPFEQIQKVNLVVTVVDYDRIGTSEPIGKVVLGYNASGTELRHWSDMLASPRRPIAQWHTLKDPDDGEKKD, encoded by the exons ATGTCGCCACTCCTGGCCACGCTGCTAAGATGGCGGAGAGAAGCTAACGAGCAGGTTGCCGACGAAGGCAGCTCCACAACAGAATTAC CTGTGTCGGAGCAGCCAGGCACGTCGACGGTGCCGCCCTCGCAAGAGACCTTTGTGGAGATGACCACAGACGTCGCCAAGAAGATCGGCTTAGAGACTTGGCAGCTTGTAGCCATACTTGTTG GAGTGGGAGTTGTAGTCCTCGGCATATGCTTCTGCTGTATCAGAAGATGTTTCCGCAAGAGACGATCCAAGGATGGCAAGAAGGGTATGAAGGGGGTCGACCTGAAGTCCGTCCAACTCCTAGGGTCAGCTTACAAGGAAAAG GTTCAGCCGGACATGGAGGAGCTGACGGAGAACGCAGAGGAGCCAGACGACGGCGACTCCAAAAAGGAGGAGCAGAAACTTGGCAAACTTCAATTCAAG TTGGAGTATGACTTTAATAGCAACAGTTTGTCAGTAACTGTTATTCAAGCAGAGGACCTACCAGCCTTGGATATGGGAGGCACATCCGATCCCTACGTGAAAGTCTACCTTCTACCCGACAAGAAGAAAAAGTTTGAGACCAAAGTCCACCGGAAGACTTTAAGTCCAGTTTTCAATGAAACCTTCGTTTTCAAG AACGTGCCCTACGCTGATGCAATGAACAAAACGCTAGTATTCGCGATCTTCGATTTCGATCGGTTCTCGAAGCACGACCAGATTGGCGAGGTGAAGGTGCCGCTGTGTCAGGTGGACCTGGCGCAGACCATCGAGGAGTGGCGCGAGCTGCAGAGCGTCGAGGGCGAGGGCGGCCAG CTGGGAGACATATGTTTCTCCTTGCGTTATGTACCCACGGCTGGTAAACTGACAGTTGTCATCCTCGAAGCCAAGAACCTTAAGAAAATGGACGTCGGCGGCTTATCAG ATCCGTACGTAAAGATAGCACTCATGCAAAACGGCAAGCGActcaagaagaagaaaacgAGCATCAAGAAATGCACACTGAATCCCTATTACAACGAGTCATTTACTTTTGAAGTACCATTCGAACAAATACAG AAAGTAAATCTAGTGGTAACGGTGGTGGACTACGATCGCATCGGCACCTCTGAACCGATCGGGAAAGTGGTGTTGGGGTACAACGCTTCGGGCACCGAGCTTCGCCACTGGTCCGACATGCTGGCCAGCCCGCGGCGCCCCATCGCGCAGTGGCACACGCTCAAAGACCCCGATGATGGAGAGAAGAAAGATTAA
- the Syt1 gene encoding synaptotagmin 1 isoform X2, producing the protein MSPLLATLLRWRREANEQVADEGSSTTELPVSEQPGTSTVPPSQETFVEMTTDVAKKIGLETWQLVAILVGVGVVVLGICFCCIRRCFRKRRSKDGKKGMKGVDLKSVQLLGSAYKEKPDMEELTENAEEPDDGDSKKEEQKLGKLQFKLEYDFNSNSLSVTVIQAEDLPALDMGGTSDPYVKVYLLPDKKKKFETKVHRKTLSPVFNETFVFKNVPYADAMNKTLVFAIFDFDRFSKHDQIGEVKVPLCQVDLAQTIEEWRELQSVEGEGGQDNKLGDICFSLRYVPTAGKLTVVILEAKNLKKMDVGGLSDPYVKIALMQNGKRLKKKKTSIKKCTLNPYYNESFTFEVPFEQIQKVNLVVTVVDYDRIGTSEPIGKVVLGYNASGTELRHWSDMLASPRRPIAQWHTLKDPDDGEKKD; encoded by the exons ATGTCGCCACTCCTGGCCACGCTGCTAAGATGGCGGAGAGAAGCTAACGAGCAGGTTGCCGACGAAGGCAGCTCCACAACAGAATTAC CTGTGTCGGAGCAGCCAGGCACGTCGACGGTGCCGCCCTCGCAAGAGACCTTTGTGGAGATGACCACAGACGTCGCCAAGAAGATCGGCTTAGAGACTTGGCAGCTTGTAGCCATACTTGTTG GAGTGGGAGTTGTAGTCCTCGGCATATGCTTCTGCTGTATCAGAAGATGTTTCCGCAAGAGACGATCCAAGGATGGCAAGAAGGGTATGAAGGGGGTCGACCTGAAGTCCGTCCAACTCCTAGGGTCAGCTTACAAGGAAAAG CCGGACATGGAGGAGCTGACGGAGAACGCAGAGGAGCCAGACGACGGCGACTCCAAAAAGGAGGAGCAGAAACTTGGCAAACTTCAATTCAAG TTGGAGTATGACTTTAATAGCAACAGTTTGTCAGTAACTGTTATTCAAGCAGAGGACCTACCAGCCTTGGATATGGGAGGCACATCCGATCCCTACGTGAAAGTCTACCTTCTACCCGACAAGAAGAAAAAGTTTGAGACCAAAGTCCACCGGAAGACTTTAAGTCCAGTTTTCAATGAAACCTTCGTTTTCAAG AACGTGCCCTACGCTGATGCAATGAACAAAACGCTAGTATTCGCGATCTTCGATTTCGATCGGTTCTCGAAGCACGACCAGATTGGCGAGGTGAAGGTGCCGCTGTGTCAGGTGGACCTGGCGCAGACCATCGAGGAGTGGCGCGAGCTGCAGAGCGTCGAGGGCGAGGGCGGCCAG GACAACAAGCTGGGAGACATATGTTTCTCCTTGCGTTATGTACCCACGGCTGGTAAACTGACAGTTGTCATCCTCGAAGCCAAGAACCTTAAGAAAATGGACGTCGGCGGCTTATCAG ATCCGTACGTAAAGATAGCACTCATGCAAAACGGCAAGCGActcaagaagaagaaaacgAGCATCAAGAAATGCACACTGAATCCCTATTACAACGAGTCATTTACTTTTGAAGTACCATTCGAACAAATACAG AAAGTAAATCTAGTGGTAACGGTGGTGGACTACGATCGCATCGGCACCTCTGAACCGATCGGGAAAGTGGTGTTGGGGTACAACGCTTCGGGCACCGAGCTTCGCCACTGGTCCGACATGCTGGCCAGCCCGCGGCGCCCCATCGCGCAGTGGCACACGCTCAAAGACCCCGATGATGGAGAGAAGAAAGATTAA